A stretch of Prosthecochloris marina DNA encodes these proteins:
- the cysK gene encoding cysteine synthase A produces the protein MQYVNDITALVGETPLVTLDRLFGNRNMVLAKLEQYNPCGSVKDRAALAMIDNAVESGKLGPEGTIIEATSGNTGIALAFIAAIRKHRLIVVMPDSMSIERRKLLAFFGADVELTPAHLGMEGAIARAEELHASLNDSFLVRQFDNLSNVEVHEKTTAVEILRDTDEKVDVIVAGVGTGGTITGIARKVKQKRPTTKVVAVEPANCAALSGEPPGPHVIQGIGAGFIPSIMEKELVDDVVTVTDGEAMEWMRRIAHEEGILAGISSGAAACGTAKYIKNKGLENAVIVTLFPDTGERYLSVAINK, from the coding sequence GTGCAATACGTAAATGACATAACGGCACTTGTTGGAGAGACGCCTCTTGTGACGTTGGACCGGCTTTTTGGAAACAGGAATATGGTTCTCGCAAAACTTGAGCAGTACAATCCCTGTGGATCGGTAAAAGATCGGGCAGCACTGGCCATGATCGACAACGCTGTTGAGAGCGGTAAACTTGGCCCTGAAGGGACGATAATCGAGGCCACGAGCGGGAATACCGGCATTGCCCTTGCGTTCATTGCCGCTATCAGAAAGCACAGGTTGATTGTGGTTATGCCTGATTCGATGAGTATTGAAAGAAGAAAGCTGTTGGCTTTTTTCGGGGCTGATGTCGAGCTTACTCCGGCGCACCTTGGAATGGAGGGTGCAATCGCAAGGGCGGAAGAATTACATGCTTCCCTGAATGACTCTTTTCTTGTCCGCCAGTTTGACAACCTTTCGAACGTTGAGGTTCATGAGAAAACAACCGCGGTTGAAATACTGCGGGATACCGATGAGAAAGTCGATGTGATCGTTGCCGGAGTAGGGACAGGAGGGACTATAACCGGGATTGCCCGTAAAGTCAAGCAAAAACGGCCGACAACGAAGGTTGTCGCTGTCGAGCCGGCAAACTGTGCGGCCTTGAGTGGTGAACCTCCCGGGCCGCATGTAATACAGGGAATTGGTGCAGGGTTTATTCCCTCCATCATGGAGAAAGAGCTGGTAGATGACGTGGTTACGGTAACGGATGGTGAAGCGATGGAGTGGATGCGACGGATTGCCCATGAAGAAGGAATACTCGCCGGTATTTCATCAGGGGCTGCTGCTTGCGGAACGGCGAAGTACATAAAGAACAAAGGATTGGAAAACGCTGTGATTGTAACATTGTTTCCCGATACAGGAGAAAGGTATTTGAGTGTAGCTATAAATAAATAA
- a CDS encoding RrF2 family transcriptional regulator, with amino-acid sequence MFSLSAKAHYGLAAMLDLADSFGKDRLQIRQIVEQRGIPKNYLEQIFNRLVKNGLVKSVRGNKGGYELFDSPRNLTVFSILEALEGPLGIVSQYDTNAVEQVFGNLEDHIREHFSISLEELLEQEKRYAEKRIYYI; translated from the coding sequence ATGTTTTCATTGAGTGCAAAAGCACATTATGGATTGGCAGCAATGCTTGATCTGGCGGATAGTTTCGGCAAGGACCGGTTGCAGATACGGCAGATTGTTGAACAGAGAGGCATTCCGAAAAATTATCTGGAACAGATTTTCAACCGGTTGGTGAAAAACGGATTGGTGAAAAGTGTTCGGGGCAATAAAGGCGGATATGAGCTTTTCGATAGTCCACGAAATCTTACCGTTTTTTCGATTCTCGAAGCTCTCGAAGGGCCGCTCGGCATTGTTTCACAATATGATACCAATGCGGTGGAGCAGGTTTTCGGCAATCTCGAGGACCATATCAGGGAGCATTTTTCCATTTCTCTCGAGGAGCTCCTCGAGCAGGAAAAAAGATACGCTGAAAAACGGATCTACTATATCTGA
- the thiS gene encoding sulfur carrier protein ThiS yields MKLTINGEKKELTSETMTVTELLALQGVEMPDMVSVQINGDFLERDAFDSKVVRDGDEVDFLYFMGGGCSE; encoded by the coding sequence ATGAAACTGACGATAAACGGTGAAAAGAAAGAACTGACTTCGGAAACCATGACGGTAACCGAGTTGCTCGCTCTTCAGGGCGTAGAAATGCCGGACATGGTTTCCGTTCAGATCAATGGTGATTTCCTTGAACGGGATGCTTTTGATTCCAAAGTTGTCAGAGATGGTGATGAAGTTGATTTTTTATACTTCATGGGAGGAGGCTGTTCTGAATGA
- a CDS encoding PLP-dependent transferase translates to MKGFTTKVLHTRYPKKDVHGSLRPPLYDSVAFEFDNASEIQQAFEGKLPAHTYSRISNPTVEDFETKMRVLTDSRGVIAVSSGMAAITNVILTLCSAGSNIVSSRHLFGNTISLFEKTLKDWGLEVRYADMSDPGSIESKIDEHTRALYLESITNPQLEVVDFSVVSGCAEKFGVPLVLDGTLTTPFLFRSRDYGVAVEVVSTTKYISGGATGVGGVIIDNGLFDWGQSPKVSPLSGQYGQFAFLAKLRREVFRNCGSCMAPHHAWLNTLGLETLALRVRQSSDNAMTIARFLAGQPEVKAVNYPGLPESKHHAAASVQFRGLFGGLVSFELEDRAQCFRFIDSLAIIRKATNLNDNKSLIIHPASTIFGEYTVEERLDMGIAENMLRLSAGIEDWEDLIDDIKQGLKNI, encoded by the coding sequence ATGAAAGGTTTCACCACGAAGGTTTTACACACGAGGTATCCTAAAAAGGATGTACACGGATCGCTACGTCCTCCCCTGTATGATTCCGTTGCATTTGAGTTCGATAATGCCAGCGAGATTCAGCAGGCTTTCGAGGGAAAGCTACCTGCACATACCTACAGCAGGATATCCAATCCGACAGTAGAGGATTTCGAAACAAAAATGCGGGTGTTGACTGATTCACGTGGTGTTATTGCCGTTTCATCCGGTATGGCTGCCATAACGAACGTTATTTTGACTCTTTGTTCTGCCGGGAGCAATATCGTGTCAAGCCGGCACCTGTTCGGAAACACCATATCGTTGTTCGAGAAGACCTTGAAGGATTGGGGGCTTGAAGTACGGTATGCCGATATGAGCGACCCTGGTTCCATCGAAAGTAAGATCGATGAACATACCCGGGCGTTGTATCTCGAGTCGATAACCAATCCTCAGCTTGAAGTTGTCGACTTTTCCGTTGTTTCAGGTTGCGCTGAGAAGTTCGGGGTTCCTCTTGTGCTCGATGGTACGTTGACAACGCCTTTTCTGTTCCGTTCCAGAGATTACGGGGTTGCGGTGGAGGTGGTTTCAACAACCAAGTATATTTCAGGTGGTGCAACGGGGGTTGGAGGTGTCATTATCGATAACGGTTTGTTCGACTGGGGCCAATCACCGAAAGTTTCTCCGCTTAGCGGTCAGTACGGGCAGTTTGCTTTCCTTGCAAAACTTCGCAGAGAGGTTTTCAGAAACTGCGGTTCCTGTATGGCACCGCATCATGCCTGGCTGAACACTCTCGGTCTGGAAACCTTGGCATTGCGCGTCCGGCAAAGTTCAGATAATGCAATGACGATTGCACGGTTTCTTGCAGGACAACCTGAAGTGAAAGCTGTCAATTATCCGGGGTTACCGGAATCGAAGCATCATGCAGCTGCTTCTGTGCAGTTCAGGGGATTGTTTGGCGGGTTGGTTTCCTTTGAGCTCGAAGATAGAGCACAGTGCTTTCGCTTTATCGACAGCCTTGCGATTATTAGAAAGGCAACGAACCTCAACGATAATAAAAGCCTGATCATACACCCTGCCTCGACGATATTCGGTGAGTACACTGTAGAGGAACGTTTGGACATGGGTATTGCCGAGAATATGCTGAGGCTTTCGGCCGGTATAGAGGATTGGGAAGATTTGATAGATGATATAAAACAGGGGTTGAAAAACATATGA